A segment of the Anaerolineae bacterium genome:
CGAGGTGCGCCGCGTCCAGCAGTCCATCCTGGGGGCCTTCGTCACCGTCAGCGTCTGTCCGCGCTGTCAGGGGGAGGGCACTGTTATCCACACCCCCTGTACCGAATGCCGCGGCCGCCGGCAGGTCCAGCGCCTGCGCAAGATCACCGTCACCATCCCCGCCGGCGTGGACAACGGCACCAAAATCCGCCTGGCCGGCGAGGGGGAGGCCGGTTTATACGGCGGGCCGCCCGGCAACCTCTATGTCGTGCTGACGGTCAAACCGCACCCCATCTTCCAGCGGCAGGAGGATGACCTCATCCTGGAGCTTCCGCTCAACTTCGCGCAGGCGGCACTCGGCGATATGGTGCGCATCCCCACCCTGGAGGGGGAGGAGGACTTTGTGATACCCGCCGGCACACAGACCGGCGATATCTTCCGCCTGAAGGGCCGCGGAGTGCCCCACCTGCGCCGCAACGGGCGCGGCGACCTGGTGATCATCGCCCGGGTGGTGACCCCCACCAAGCTGACTGCGCGCCAGAGAGAACTGCTGGAAGAGCTGGGCAAAACCCTGGGCAAACCGGTCATCCCGCAGAACAGTAAAAACATCTTCGAGCGGTTCAAAGACGCCTTCAAGCCATGAAACACAGCAATGCATCCCGGGTACGGTGGTTGGAAGCACGCGTGCAGGCCGATGGGGAAGCCGTGGAAGTCATCAGCGAGTACTTCAATCGGGTGAGCACCGGCGGGGCGGTGCTGGAGCGGGTGGAGCCGGCCGCCCCACCCGATTCCCCAGAGGCCGGCCTGTACTGGGTCATCGGTTATTTCCCCGTCCATCACACGCTGGAAGAGGAGGAATGCCGCCGGCGGGTGGAGGAAGCGGTCTGGCATATCAATCAGGTGCACCCGACCGGCCCCGTGCAGTTCAAACTGCTGGAGGATGAGGATTGGGCCGAGGCCTGGAAGGCCCATTACCGCCCGATGAAGCTGGGCGAACGGCTGGTCATCAAGCCCACCTGGTGCGAGTGGCAGGCTCAGCCGGATGAGGTCATCATCGAGCTGGACCCGGGCATGGCCTTCGGCACTGGCCTGCACCCCTCCACGCAGTTATGCCTCCGGGCGCTGGAGCGCTACTGCCGGCCCGGCCAGAAAGTCCTCGACCTGGGATGCGGCTCCGGCATCCTCTCCATCGCCGCCGGCAAACTGGGGGCCGAGCGCATCCTGGCCCTGGATATTGACGCCTTGGCCGTGGAAGTCGCCGCGGACAACGCGGCTGCCAACGGCCTTGCGGAGCGGGTCCTGGTCCTGCAGGGAACCCTGCCGCCGCGCGGCGAAGAGGACCAGCGCGCCGTGGACGAGGCGGTGCTTATGGCCCCGCAGGGCTTCGATCTCATGCTGGTCAACATCCTGGCGGAGGTCATCGCCACCATGATATCCCACGGCCTGGATGCCTGGCTCGCGCCGGATGGCCTGATGATACTCTCCGGCATCATCCAGGAACGTGAGGAGCTGGTGCAGGATGCCCTGGAGGAAGCCGGCCTCCGCGTCGTGGAGCGCCAAACCCAGGGCGATTGGGTGGGATTAGTCGTCCGCAAAACCGGAGGATGAGGTGGTACCATGCACCGCTTTTTCGTCTCCCCAAACGCCATCGGGCGCGGCCGGGTGCTTATCCAGGGCCAGCAGGCGCACCATATCCGCAACGTCCTGCGCATGACCCCGGGAGAGCACATCATCATCCTGGACGATTCCGGTTGGGAAATGGAGGTGGAGCTGACCGAAGTCGAGCCGTACCAGATCAGCGGGAACATTATCCGCCGCATGCTTGCCCGGGGCGAACCGCGGGTCAAGGTCAGCCTGTACCAGGCCATGCTGAAGGGGGACCGCTTCGAATTCGCCCTGCAGAAGGGGACGGAGCTGGGCATTGTGGAGTTCGTGCCCATTATCACATCCCGCTGTGTGGTCGCCAACCTGGATGATATCCGCCGCAAGCATGAGCGCTGGGAGCGCATTATCCGCGAAGCCGCCGAACAGTCCCGCCGCGGCCGGCTCCCTGTCCTGGAGCCGGCCACCATGTTCCAGCAAGCCCTCGAACGTGCCCGCGACGCCGGCAGTTTGACCCTGCTCCCCTGGGAAGGCGAGACCCGTACCAGCCTGAAGCGCCTGCTGTCCGAAGCGCCGCTTCCCTTCTCCATCAATCTCTTCATCGGGCCGGAGGGCGGCTTCACGGAGGACGAAGTGCGCATGGCGCAGGCCTACGGCGTCCGCACCGTCAGCCTGGGGCCGCGCATCCTGCGCGCCGAAACCGCCGGCATCGTCGCCGCCGCCGCCATCCTCTACGAGGCCGGCGACCTGGAACCCCTGCCGGCGTGAGGCCGGCCGGAGGATGACCCTATGCCGTTCGCGAACATCCTCATGGGCCGCGCCTATTACACGGCCGCCGGCGCGCCTGGCTCCTCGCATACCCTCCTGCTCATCCACGGCGCCGGCGGGAGCCATCTGGACTGGCCGGCCTCCCTGCGGCGCCTGCCCAAGGCGCGGGTATATGCCCTCGAC
Coding sequences within it:
- the dnaJ gene encoding molecular chaperone DnaJ; this translates as MSAKRDYYEVLGVERTATTEEIKKAYRRLARQYHPDVNKSPEAEARFKEINEAYEVLSDPEKRAAYDRFGHAGVSGNGFGDFTGFGFGGLGDLFEDLFAGFGMGTSARASRRPRRGEDLRVQIEISFEEAVFGCEKEIEIPRTETCPRCNGSGAEPGTYPTTCPQCKGTGEVRRVQQSILGAFVTVSVCPRCQGEGTVIHTPCTECRGRRQVQRLRKITVTIPAGVDNGTKIRLAGEGEAGLYGGPPGNLYVVLTVKPHPIFQRQEDDLILELPLNFAQAALGDMVRIPTLEGEEDFVIPAGTQTGDIFRLKGRGVPHLRRNGRGDLVIIARVVTPTKLTARQRELLEELGKTLGKPVIPQNSKNIFERFKDAFKP
- the prmA gene encoding 50S ribosomal protein L11 methyltransferase — encoded protein: MEARVQADGEAVEVISEYFNRVSTGGAVLERVEPAAPPDSPEAGLYWVIGYFPVHHTLEEEECRRRVEEAVWHINQVHPTGPVQFKLLEDEDWAEAWKAHYRPMKLGERLVIKPTWCEWQAQPDEVIIELDPGMAFGTGLHPSTQLCLRALERYCRPGQKVLDLGCGSGILSIAAGKLGAERILALDIDALAVEVAADNAAANGLAERVLVLQGTLPPRGEEDQRAVDEAVLMAPQGFDLMLVNILAEVIATMISHGLDAWLAPDGLMILSGIIQEREELVQDALEEAGLRVVERQTQGDWVGLVVRKTGG
- a CDS encoding 16S rRNA (uracil(1498)-N(3))-methyltransferase gives rise to the protein MHRFFVSPNAIGRGRVLIQGQQAHHIRNVLRMTPGEHIIILDDSGWEMEVELTEVEPYQISGNIIRRMLARGEPRVKVSLYQAMLKGDRFEFALQKGTELGIVEFVPIITSRCVVANLDDIRRKHERWERIIREAAEQSRRGRLPVLEPATMFQQALERARDAGSLTLLPWEGETRTSLKRLLSEAPLPFSINLFIGPEGGFTEDEVRMAQAYGVRTVSLGPRILRAETAGIVAAAAILYEAGDLEPLPA